AAGCAGCCGGTATTCAAAAATTGTGAATGATCGCCATTACAGCAGACTCACTCGTTATCTTAATGATGGAAGAATCCTTTTTGGAGGAACACGAGATGATGGGACTCACCGGATTGCGCCAACACTGCTCGATCAAGTGGATCCCAATTCACCTGTAATGACGGAAGAAATTTTCGGACCGATTTTTCCAGTGATGGAATATGACACTCTGGATGAAGCGATCGAATTCGTGAATTCCCGTCCAAAGCCGCTCGCTCTCTATCTATTTACAGAAAGCAAAGAGACAGAAGCAGAAGTGACAAACCGTATTTCTTTTGGCGGAGGATGCATCAACGATACCCTTATGCACATCGCGACTCCCTATCTCCCATTTGGAGGAGTCGGTGAAAGCGGGATGGGAAGCTATCATGGGAAATACAGCTTTGAAACCTTTTCCCATGCTAAGAGCGTGCTGAAGCAGACGACAAGATTTGACTTTTCCTTCCGATATCCTTCAGCAAAGAACGGTCTTAAATTAGTAAAAAGATTATTAAAATAATAAAGGGACAGCTCCATTAGGGGGGCTGTCCTCGTTTTGTCGAAAAATAAACGGAATTCCAGCACATTGTGATTTCAGATATAGGTCTTTGTTCCGATATATTCAGTAATAGATGTTAGGAATTTGCTACTTGCTTAGGAGGAATATCATTGAACGCATCGAAGAACAGGCTTATGCTGTGGGTCTCCGCAGTGTGCATTGCCGTAGCCTGCGGTATACAAGTTATCCATCGCCTTTTTCCAATGCACATGCATATGGAGCATTCAGGCAGCCATTCACTGATTCTGATCGCTGCGATCATCCTGCCGGTTCTTTTATTGAGTGTCGCTGTTTTCTTTTATAACCAAGATACAAGCCATCGGCTCATCCCGCTCTTTATAGTACTGACGCTAAATTTTTCCAGCATCGCTATGATCGTTTCCGGAGAAGGGATGGTTGTGTACCATTTTTCGATCTTTCTGGTCGTAGCGCTGGCTGCCTATTATGACAGTATAAGATTGATTTCGGTAATGACTGTTCTTTTTGCCATTCCTCACCTGATTGCTATGTTTGCCTTTACAGATTTGTTTTTTGGTGATCACGATTATACATGGTTTATGTTTTTCATCCATGCGTTCTATCTCGTTCTCACATCAGGGGGGATTTCATGGCAAATCTACTCGAAAAATAAATACACCAGTGAGCTCTTGCAGAAAAATGAATGGCAAATGCAATCCTTGGAGCGCCTCACAAAGGAACTGGCTTCTACCGCTCACCGCATTGGTGATAATGTGGACAGGCTGAATGAGCATGGTGAATTAACTGGCTTAGTAACCCGGCAAATTCAAGATTCCGCCTCAGAAGTAGCAGCGGGTACGGTAAACCAAGTGGCAGAGGCAAAGCAGAGTGAAGAAAAAATGCTCGATATGCAAAATGGCGCAGTGAAAATCTCAAGTGCGGCTGCCGGAATACGGGAATTGTCCTTTAACGCTAATAAACTAGTGAATGCAGGGAAAGGATCGCTTGAAGATACAGAGCGTCAAATGGAAAACATTTATGAAACGTTTGGTACGCTGGCCCGCTCCATCCAGGCTCTTCAAGGTCAATCCAAGCAGATTGGGGGCATAGTTTCAGAAATAGCTTCCATCGCGGATCAGACCAATCTGCTGGCATTGAATGCTGCGATTGAAGCTGCCCGGGCAGGAGAAGCAGGAAAAGGATTTGCTGTGGTGGCGGATGAGGTCCGGAAGCTTGCAGGGAAGTCAAACGATTCCACCGAAAAAATCAGTTATCTTATTGAAGCCATCCAAAACGATATTCATCAAGTTACGGAAGAAATGAAAACCGGCACCGCGGTTGTCCAGGAAGGTTTGCTCAAAGTCGAAACGACTGCCGCAGCCTTTGAACAAATCAACGCCGCTTCCAATGAAGTTGCTGCCGGCACAGACCGGGTGGCAGAGGAAGTATCCCGCTTCCTTCAGACCATTACCGAAGTAAGCGATTCCATTTCCAGCATGTCATCTGCCCTGCACTTAAGCAAAAAGGCGAGCGGTGAAATGATCACCAGCATGGAAAGCCAATCAGAAGCGGTTCAATATCTTGGTACCATCATGGAATCCCTGGGAGAGCTCACCGCAAACCTGAATGGACTGGTCGCATCGCTTGGGGAAAATAAGTAGAAGAGTGAAAAGCAGCCGGTGGCTGCTTTTTAATTGTAATGAAAATATAAGAGACGGAAAGAAAAAATCTGAATATCCAGCTTCCATCTTAGTTGACTTCCCAAACTTCATATAATACAATTAACAAAATGTTAATTAAAAAGCTGGTGAATAAGTGAGTGATATAAATCAACAAGCCTTAAAAAAATATGATTCCGGCAAGTATCGGACACCTGATGGATACACGTCAGACATCGCCGTATTTACGATTCATTCAGAAAAGCGGGAGCATAAGCCGCCCATTGTAAGCATGATGCTAATGCTGATCCAGAGGACAGAAATCACTGCAGAGGGCACCCCGAATATTGAAGGGGGCAAATGGGCGCTTCCGGGAGGATTTGTTCAGCCGGATGAAACCGCGCTTGAAGCCGCACATCGGGAGCTTTTAGAGGAAACCGGGGTAAGAGGCATTCATATGAAGCATTACGGTGTATATGACCGGCCGGGAAGGGATCCGCGCGGATGGATTTTATCCAATGCCCATTATGCGATAGTTCCGGAGGATGTGCTGAAAGGACGAAAGGCGAGTGATGATGCGGAGGATGTTCAGCTTTTCCGCTTGGAGGATTTGAAGTCCATTCAGCTTGCATTTGATCATGAGCAGTTAATTTCCGATGCCATTCGCGAGATCCGATCAGATCTGCTCCAGACGACAGCAGCCAAGAATTTTTTGCCTGAGGAATTTACCTATTCGGAGCTGCAGGCGGTGCTTCTAACGGTAACCGATGACCCCGCCATTAAAAGCGAGCAGTCATTTGCCAGGAAAATAAAGACACTTCCTTTTATACAGGAAGCAGAGGGGAAGACAACAGCCAGAACCTCAAAAAAGCCTGCTAAGCTGTACCGTTTTGTAGAAATGGATATCATAAAGCCAATCTATACGGCACGCTACTAAGTAAACAGGGGGTATGGGCATGACCAGGGGATTGATTGTGATTGATTACACAAATGATTTTGTTGCGGATAACGGAGCACTGACATGCGGCAAGCCGGGTCAGGTAATTGAATCAGAAATCGTGAGGGTAACGAAAGATTTTATTGAGTCTGGAGATGCGGTTGTTTTCGCAGTGGACTTTCATAAAATGAATGATCCATTTCATCCGGAGACAGCTCTTTACCCTCCTCATAATATTGAGGGAACCTTAGGAAGAGAGCTTTACGGAGCGCTTCAGGATCTATATGAACAAAATCAGCATCTCGGCCATGTTTTTTGGATGGATAAAACAAGGTACAGCGCATTTGCAGGAACAAATTTGGAAATCCTTCTCAGAGAGAGAGGAATTACCGAGCTTCACCTGATTGGAGTGTGCACAGACATTTGTGTTCTCCACACGGCAGTAGATGCCTATAATAAAGGATTTAAGCTTACGGTTCACGAGAAGGCAGCAGCTAGTTTTGACGAGGATGGCCATAAATGGGCGCTGAGGCATTTCAAAGGCAGCTTAAATGCGGAAATCCAGTAGTTGGATGGAGAGGAGATCTACCAGATGCACGACAAATATAAAGATGACAGCCTGGCCCTTCATACGGACCTTTATCAAATAAATATGGCGGAAACTTACTGGGAAGACGGTGTTCATAATAACAAGGCTGTTTTTGAATTATTTTTCAGAAAACTGCCGTTTGGCAATGGATATGCAGTCTTTGCAGGACTTGAGAGGGTTATTCAGTATTTAAATGGATTTCGTTTCTCAGAAAGTGACTTGGAGTTTTTAAGGGAACTTGGGTACCAGGGAGATTTTCTGGCTTACCTGAAAGATATGCGATTCACCGGTTCCGTCCGTTCAATGGAAGAAGGAGAGCTTGTTTTCGGAGGCGAGCCGATGATTCGGGTTGAAGCTCCCCTTGCCGAAGCACAGATCGTTGAAACAGCTTTGCTGAATATCGTAAACTTCCAGACGCTGATTGCAACGAAGGCGTGCAGGATAAAGCAGGCTGTCGGTGATCAGACGGTGATGGAATTTGGTTCAAGACGGGCGCACGAATTGGACGCTGCTCTCTGGGGAACGCGGGCTGCCTTTATCGGCGGACTCGAAGCAACCTCCAACGTTCGGGCGGCGAAGCTATTCGGAATTCCTGCGGCCGGAACCCATGCCCATGCGCTTGTTCAGGCATACCGTGACGAATATACAGCTTTCCATAAATACGCCCGCCGCCACAAGGACTGCGTCTTCTTAGTTGATACATACGATACGCTGAAGTCCGGTGTTCCCAATGCGATTAGAGTGGCACAGGAGCTTGGTGATAAAATTAATTTTGTCGGAATTCGCCTCGATAGCGGGGATATGGCGTACCTGTCTAAAAAAGCGAGAAAGATGCTGGACGATGCAGGATTTACAGAAACTCATATTATCGCATCCAATGATTTGGATGAAGACACGATTATGAATTTAAAGTCGCAGGGAGCCCGGATTGATACATGGGGAATCGGCACGAAGCTTATCACAGCCTATGATCAGCCGGCATTGGGTGCCGTATACAAGCTTGTCAGCATTGAAGGCAAAGATGGCGTTATGGAGGATACCATTAAAATCAGCGGGAATCCTGAAAAAGTCACAACGCCAGGCATGAAACGCCTCTACAGAATTATCAATACGAATAACCATAAATCAGAAGGCGATTATATTGCGCTTGAAGAAGAAAACCCGAACGAAGAAGAGCGACTGAAAATGTTCCATCCGGTTCATACGTACATCAGTAAATTCGTGACGGATTTTGAAGCGCGTGATCTCCATAAAGATATATTCAAAGACGGAAAACTTATCTATGATCTTCCATCAATTAAGGATATTCAAAGCAAGGTGAAAAGTAATCTTGAGGAGCTTTGGGATGAGTACAGAAGAAAGCTGAATCCTGAGGATTATCCGGTCGATCTCAGTGAAAAATGCTGGGAAAACAAAATGAGAAATATCCGCGAGGTTAAGGAGAAGGTTGAAAAAATAAGAAAAGGGTGAAAAGTGCATGGCGAAAATCGGGATTTACGGCAGCTCGTTCGACCCGGTCACAAACGTTCATTTATGGACAGCAAGCACAGTAGCACATCGCTGCAAGCTGGACCGGGTCATTTTTCTTCCCTGCTCCAGCAAAAGAAAGGATAAGAGTCTGAACACCACCGATGAACACCGGATTGCTATGCTTGAGATGGCCCTGAAAAACAATGAAAAATTCATCCTGGATGACTATGAAATGAATCAGGATAGCTGGAATGTTTACACGTATCATACGATGCAGCATTTTCATTCCCTTTTCCCCGGTGATGAAGTGTCATTCATCATGGGTGCCGACCTCCTGGAAGACATTGCGGAGGGGAAATGGAAGTATTCTGACGAACTGATTGCGAATAATAAGTTTATCGTCATGGCCCGAAATGGTATAGATATGTTAAAGACGATTTCCCGTTCGCCCCTGCTTCGCAATTATGATGATGGAACGAGGTTTCATTTAATTGATAAGGGACTTGCAATGGAAATCAGCAGCACATATATCCGGGAAGAGCTTGCAAA
The Metabacillus sp. FJAT-52054 genome window above contains:
- the nadD gene encoding nicotinate (nicotinamide) nucleotide adenylyltransferase, which encodes MAKIGIYGSSFDPVTNVHLWTASTVAHRCKLDRVIFLPCSSKRKDKSLNTTDEHRIAMLEMALKNNEKFILDDYEMNQDSWNVYTYHTMQHFHSLFPGDEVSFIMGADLLEDIAEGKWKYSDELIANNKFIVMARNGIDMLKTISRSPLLRNYDDGTRFHLIDKGLAMEISSTYIREELAKGGEPRYLLPDACYDYVKNHGLYQ
- a CDS encoding nicotinate phosphoribosyltransferase, whose amino-acid sequence is MHDKYKDDSLALHTDLYQINMAETYWEDGVHNNKAVFELFFRKLPFGNGYAVFAGLERVIQYLNGFRFSESDLEFLRELGYQGDFLAYLKDMRFTGSVRSMEEGELVFGGEPMIRVEAPLAEAQIVETALLNIVNFQTLIATKACRIKQAVGDQTVMEFGSRRAHELDAALWGTRAAFIGGLEATSNVRAAKLFGIPAAGTHAHALVQAYRDEYTAFHKYARRHKDCVFLVDTYDTLKSGVPNAIRVAQELGDKINFVGIRLDSGDMAYLSKKARKMLDDAGFTETHIIASNDLDEDTIMNLKSQGARIDTWGIGTKLITAYDQPALGAVYKLVSIEGKDGVMEDTIKISGNPEKVTTPGMKRLYRIINTNNHKSEGDYIALEEENPNEEERLKMFHPVHTYISKFVTDFEARDLHKDIFKDGKLIYDLPSIKDIQSKVKSNLEELWDEYRRKLNPEDYPVDLSEKCWENKMRNIREVKEKVEKIRKG
- a CDS encoding methyl-accepting chemotaxis protein, encoding MNASKNRLMLWVSAVCIAVACGIQVIHRLFPMHMHMEHSGSHSLILIAAIILPVLLLSVAVFFYNQDTSHRLIPLFIVLTLNFSSIAMIVSGEGMVVYHFSIFLVVALAAYYDSIRLISVMTVLFAIPHLIAMFAFTDLFFGDHDYTWFMFFIHAFYLVLTSGGISWQIYSKNKYTSELLQKNEWQMQSLERLTKELASTAHRIGDNVDRLNEHGELTGLVTRQIQDSASEVAAGTVNQVAEAKQSEEKMLDMQNGAVKISSAAAGIRELSFNANKLVNAGKGSLEDTERQMENIYETFGTLARSIQALQGQSKQIGGIVSEIASIADQTNLLALNAAIEAARAGEAGKGFAVVADEVRKLAGKSNDSTEKISYLIEAIQNDIHQVTEEMKTGTAVVQEGLLKVETTAAAFEQINAASNEVAAGTDRVAEEVSRFLQTITEVSDSISSMSSALHLSKKASGEMITSMESQSEAVQYLGTIMESLGELTANLNGLVASLGENK
- a CDS encoding NUDIX domain-containing protein, with protein sequence MNQQALKKYDSGKYRTPDGYTSDIAVFTIHSEKREHKPPIVSMMLMLIQRTEITAEGTPNIEGGKWALPGGFVQPDETALEAAHRELLEETGVRGIHMKHYGVYDRPGRDPRGWILSNAHYAIVPEDVLKGRKASDDAEDVQLFRLEDLKSIQLAFDHEQLISDAIREIRSDLLQTTAAKNFLPEEFTYSELQAVLLTVTDDPAIKSEQSFARKIKTLPFIQEAEGKTTARTSKKPAKLYRFVEMDIIKPIYTARY
- a CDS encoding isochorismatase family cysteine hydrolase; amino-acid sequence: MTRGLIVIDYTNDFVADNGALTCGKPGQVIESEIVRVTKDFIESGDAVVFAVDFHKMNDPFHPETALYPPHNIEGTLGRELYGALQDLYEQNQHLGHVFWMDKTRYSAFAGTNLEILLRERGITELHLIGVCTDICVLHTAVDAYNKGFKLTVHEKAAASFDEDGHKWALRHFKGSLNAEIQ